Part of the Strigops habroptila isolate Jane chromosome 22, bStrHab1.2.pri, whole genome shotgun sequence genome, TCCTGGGGGGAAGCTGATTTCCTTCTGCCACTGGGGGCCTTTTGTGGTTCTGAGAGCCCCGGAACCAGGGGCCACGTGGGGTTTGGGCCGTGTGTTGTGAGGGGATGTAGCCCCTTGGCTCCCACAGCAGGGACACGGTGCTGAGCAGCGCCGGGTCTGGGCAGAgcctgctctttgctttctggtgTCTCTCCCTTCCTCACCGATGCCAAACGCTCTCCCTGCCCCAAGGTGCACTCGGGAGCTGGGGGTCCCTTTGCACAGGACGTGCTGACCCTGTCGAGCAGCACTGACAGCGAGGGTGAGAacggccccgcggcggcgggaCAGGCCCCGGGCACCGCCAACAGCAACTGTCGTGGGCTTGTTCCTCCCCAGAGTGACAGAAATAGGTGGAACattggggctcttcagcctggggaagagaagctgcgtggagacctcagagcagcttccagggtctgaagggggctacaatgatgctggagagggaccttcatcagggactggagcgacaggacaaggggtgatgggttcaaactgaaacggggcaagttcaggttggagataaggcagaagctcttccctgtgagggtgctgaggcgctggcacagggtgcccagagaagctgtggctgccccatccctggcagtgttcaaggccaggttagacacgggcttggagcaacctgctctagtggaaggtgcccctgcccctggctttagatgagctttaaggtccctcccaacacaaactGGGCTGTgatgtgattctgtgatcatgGCAGTGTTAATTCAGGCAAACCTGTGGTTCTGCTCAAGCAGAAACATTGTAGAGAGAGACTGAGAATGGGATGAGCATTAGTGGAGGGTGATTCTTCCCTACACTGGTCTGTGTGTGCAGGGAAAGCCTGGGCTCAGGTTCCATCTTGCCAGTTCCGAGATGAAGGTTTCTGCTTGGTCTCTGGCACAGGATGCAATTCCCAACTAAATGGAGCTGTCGGGAGCTGTATGTGCCTGTCCTGGCGATTGCACATGGTTTTTACCCTTGTGCAGGACGTCAGGAACAGGATCTCAGAGCAtctcagcagcaacagcatAATCCAGGGGTACCAAATTAGTTTCTTCTCCAAGAAGTGAACGAAAGGCTTCACCTTCACCCTGGAGATGCTTATCAACCAATAGGTAAAAGCATAAAGACTGAGCAGAATGCTTGTCTGCATCATAGACTTTTAAATAGCCTTTAACTCAATCTACTACTCAGAGCTGAACATTAAATGGCTACAAATGGACCTGGTGGGAAAACACGACCTCATTAAGTCTGTGCTTCATCCATCTCGGGCTGGAGCAAACAAACCACATGCAAATAGGGCTGCAAGCAAAAGGATAGGGAAAGGAATAACAGGGAGGCGCAGTCTCAGCCCAACAAAGGTCGTCATCGCCCGTACATCAGTTACTCCCTTTTCCTACTGGAGCCATGTGGGATTCTCAGGTCAGCCtggaaaaaataaccccaaactgGTGATACTTTAGAGAAAGCCCCAATCCAGTCAGTGGTTTATTGCAGAGATAGAGATATTAAACATACCCTAAATTATACATACACGCGGCTCTTTGTGGGCACATGGGGGAGCTTTGGGCTGGCTGGAAATGCTTTGTGTGTGGTGAAGAAACCAGTGGGTAGATGAAAAACTCAGGAAAACTGGGCTAAAACAGCGGTAGAACTCTGCCCCTTCTCCCGTTTGGGACTGGAGGCTGACgtccaaacagcagcaaagtgaaCTAAACCCCAAGAGGAATGTGGAGCTGGTGGGAAGTCCCTCTCTGGGTTAGTGGTTCCagctcctccatccctcctcctgtTGAATGgaggcagcaaagcaaaaagctcTGTGTAAAAGGATGGAAAATCTTTGATACACCAAAATGCAGCTAAACCAGGGCCCTGGAAAAGGCAGtcccagggtgctgctgcaTGGAATTGTCTTGATGTCTGCCTGGATCAGGCTAGCAGATCCCAAGTCACTGCGACTGGCAGAACTAGAGCGGAATTAGGCTGGGTTTAACCTGAGGTTGTACCTTTCTGATGCTCTTTCCATACGGTTTTACTCTTTTATGTAATCTGGTGCAATTTCATGTCTGGACACTCATTTAGCAGAACGTGAACGCCTGCAGGCAGCTCTTATTTGTTAGATCCCGCCTGGATTTAAGTGAGCATCAGCAATACAGGTGAGTTGCTCAGCCCCTTGGAAGGGCTGGATGTATTAAAGCCTGATAAAGGCAGCAGTGAGCAAATCCTGAGTAGCTGTGAGTGTTTCCAGCAGCCGTGGAGGAAGAAATAATTatcagctctggggcagaaggGGGGAGTCGGGAGAGCTTCAGAGCACGGAGCATCCtcctgctgaggagcagaggatgctgcGGAGCTTCATTCCGGAGCCTTTGCTGGAGAAAGGTCAGGAACACTTTGACACTGTGTGGTTGGCTGCTTTTGGAGTTGTTTTGACATTGGAATGCCACTAGCGAAGCTGGATAACACACATCTCCCTGCCCATGTGTTAATGTTGCAGGAAGAACTTTCTTCATGActcattcctgttttcttcctctggctgCTTGTGGGAAAAGGCACAGAGGTGAAGCTCCTGCGTTTGGCACTGGAGGAGGGATTCATCTTGCTGGGAGTAGAGAACACGAATGTAGATGCCTGGAATTGCCTCCAGAActgggagctctgcagggaTGGTCAGGTTTGCCCATCATCACTCATGCAGCTCAGGTTGTCCATGTTGGGTGTTCAAACACgcttctccttctgctttcccagcGCCTAACATTGGGTGAGGGTCAATCCATTCagaatggggttttttcctctctttttgccattttcccttctctttttgccattttccccttccttttgccatttttcccctctttttgccctttttcctctctttgccATTTTCCCCATCTATTTGCcatttccccccttctttttgccctttttcctctgtttttgccattttctctctcttttttgccatttttcccctctatttgccctttttctctctttttgccattttcccCCTCTATTTGCcatttccccccttctttttgccctttttcctctgtttttgccattttctctctctttttgccattttccccctctttttgcccttttccctctctttttcccatttccccccTCTATTTAccatttcctcccttctttttgccccttttcctctgtttttgccattttctctctctttttgccatttttcccctttttgctctttttcctctctttttcccatttcccccTCTATTTGCcatttccccccttctttttgccccttttcctctgtttttgccattttctctctctttttgccatttttcccctctttttgccctttttcctctctttttcccatGTCCCCCTCTATTTGCcatttccccccttctttttgccccttttcctctgtttttgccattttctctctttttgccatttttcccctctttttgccctttttcctctctttttcccatttcccccTCTGTTTGCcatttccccccttctttttgccccttttcctctgtttttgccattttctctctctttttgccattttgtctctctttttgccactttcccccttctttttgcccttttcccctctttttgccattttcccctctctttttgcctttttccccaTTCTTACCATTGTAAGAGTCGGGATCACTATGAGCTCCACAAGACCACTAAACTCTCCCCTTAAACCCTAATGAGTTCCTAACTTCTGCTCACGAGCTGCCATTTGGatcctgtttcctttctctcctctgaaGCTGCTTTCTAAAGGACTTGGCTGTCTGGAAAATCCGCCAGTCCTGACGTGTGACCCCATTCCGATCACACACTGGAGTGGACACGGGATTACGGGATCATGCATCGCCCGGGAGCGCGCCCGTTACCGTGTCCTCGGGGCGGCAGCATTCCATTAGCAATCCAGGTCAGTTGTACAGCGAATGCTGATTCCTCTGCCCTCTAAAGCAtctgagtgtgtgtgtgtgtgat contains:
- the LOC115602535 gene encoding histone-lysine N-methyltransferase SETDB1-like, producing the protein MYGYNPSPPKLEGIRRPTSKTALLQSKRLSLAPQPATDVHSGAGGPFAQDVLTLSSSTDSEGENGPAAAGQAPGTANSNCRRQEQDLRASQQQQHNPGVPN